From a single Chitinophaga sp. Cy-1792 genomic region:
- a CDS encoding NAD(P)/FAD-dependent oxidoreductase — translation MIQQVSVKLLPAEASASAFILRAAAAALNVAPKAITGYNLLKRSIDARSRQVYFILTLQVFINEPFHKRASNEPVYKDLPARAPKVLIAGAGPAGLFAALRLIELGIKPIILERGKDVRARRRDLAALNKTGVVHPDSNYCFGEGGAGTYSDGKLYTRSNKRGDINRILNIFIHFGADENIGIDAHPHIGTNKLPHIITAMREQIIASGGEVHFEQRITHINIQDGAITGVKTASGAHFDGEDLILATGHSARDIFIMLNNQGILLEAKPFALGVRVEHPQELIDSAQYHCAVRGEFLPPASYSLVEQVQGRGVFSFCMCPGGIIAPASTEPGELVVNGWSPSKRNNPYANSGMVVSIEAADFQPFAEHGQLAAMYYQREVEINAYNAGGGKFVAPAQRMTDFIKGRVSATLPNCSYVPGVKSTDLREVLPAVVHTRLAEAFKAFGKKMTGYYTSEAILVATESRTSSPVRIPRDNDTLEHPQVKGLYPCGEGAGYAGGIVSAAMDGERIANVINAKLSK, via the coding sequence ATGATCCAGCAAGTATCTGTAAAACTCCTGCCAGCTGAAGCCTCAGCCAGTGCATTCATTCTCAGGGCCGCAGCAGCTGCCCTCAACGTAGCCCCTAAGGCAATTACCGGCTACAACCTCCTCAAACGGTCCATAGACGCACGTTCCAGACAGGTATACTTTATACTTACCCTCCAGGTATTTATCAATGAACCCTTTCATAAACGCGCTTCCAACGAACCAGTCTATAAAGACCTCCCCGCACGCGCTCCCAAAGTATTGATCGCCGGAGCCGGCCCTGCAGGCCTCTTCGCAGCATTACGCCTCATAGAACTCGGCATCAAACCCATCATCCTCGAAAGAGGAAAAGATGTAAGAGCCCGCAGACGCGACCTCGCAGCGCTCAATAAAACCGGTGTCGTTCATCCCGACTCCAACTACTGCTTCGGCGAAGGCGGAGCCGGTACCTATTCCGACGGTAAACTATATACACGCTCCAATAAAAGAGGTGATATTAACCGTATACTCAATATATTCATCCACTTCGGCGCAGATGAAAATATCGGCATAGATGCCCATCCACACATCGGAACCAACAAATTACCACACATCATCACCGCCATGCGCGAACAAATCATCGCCAGCGGTGGAGAAGTACACTTCGAACAACGTATTACTCATATCAATATCCAGGATGGAGCCATCACAGGCGTTAAAACCGCCAGCGGCGCACATTTCGACGGCGAAGACCTTATCCTCGCCACCGGACACTCCGCCCGCGATATCTTCATCATGCTCAATAACCAGGGTATCCTCCTGGAAGCAAAACCTTTCGCACTCGGGGTTCGCGTAGAACATCCGCAGGAACTGATAGACAGCGCCCAATACCATTGTGCTGTCCGTGGCGAATTCCTCCCCCCAGCCAGCTATAGCCTGGTTGAACAGGTACAGGGCCGCGGCGTATTCTCCTTCTGTATGTGCCCCGGCGGTATCATCGCCCCGGCATCCACAGAACCCGGCGAACTCGTGGTAAACGGATGGTCACCCTCTAAACGTAATAACCCATACGCCAATTCCGGTATGGTGGTTAGTATCGAAGCGGCTGACTTCCAGCCATTCGCCGAACACGGCCAGCTCGCTGCCATGTACTACCAGCGCGAAGTGGAAATAAACGCCTACAATGCAGGCGGCGGTAAATTTGTAGCGCCGGCACAACGTATGACCGACTTCATCAAAGGCCGCGTTTCCGCCACACTACCCAATTGCAGCTATGTACCAGGCGTAAAAAGTACCGACCTCCGGGAAGTACTGCCCGCCGTAGTACATACCCGACTGGCAGAGGCTTTCAAAGCATTCGGTAAAAAAATGACCGGATACTACACCTCCGAAGCCATCCTCGTAGCTACTGAATCCCGCACCTCTTCACCTGTTCGCATACCAAGAGATAACGATACCCTGGAACACCCACAGGTAAAAGGCCTCTACCCATGCGGTGAAGGCGCCGGTTATGCCGGCGGAATCGTAT
- a CDS encoding DUF3127 domain-containing protein, translating to MSFEITGKLVVKYNTVQRSETFKTREFVIEKSDDINGRIINNYIKFQAVQDRTGIVDRFNEGENVKVYFNIKGTRWEKDGKVNYITNLDAWRMESVMAAAAPGADPMPNYNAPQMPASGDSSDDLPF from the coding sequence ATGAGTTTTGAAATTACCGGAAAGCTGGTGGTGAAGTATAACACGGTTCAACGTAGCGAAACTTTTAAAACCAGAGAGTTCGTTATAGAAAAATCTGATGATATCAATGGCCGTATTATCAATAACTATATCAAATTCCAGGCTGTACAAGATCGCACTGGTATCGTTGACCGGTTCAATGAGGGTGAAAATGTTAAAGTTTATTTCAATATCAAAGGTACCCGCTGGGAAAAAGATGGTAAAGTAAACTACATTACCAACCTCGACGCATGGCGTATGGAATCCGTAATGGCAGCTGCCGCTCCAGGCGCTGATCCAATGCCTAACTACAACGCTCCGCAGATGCCTGCAAGCGGTGACAGCAGCGACGACCTTCCGTTCTAA
- the dnaA gene encoding chromosomal replication initiator protein DnaA yields MNKTCEQVWERCLNIIRDIVEWQPFKTWFEPIKPIKLENNVLTIQVPSQFFYEYLEEHYVGLLGKTIKRELGKEARLEYRIVVENGTPHQNPRTVNMPTQFTKPQKDNEVDFPLTIQNPVKNPFVIPGIKRVQIDSQLNPNYTFDSYIEGDCNRVARRAGKTVAEKPGGTSFNPLVIYGGVGLGKTHLAQAIGNEVKRIHPNKAVLYVSAEKFINQFIDHSKNNIINDFIHFYQLIDVLIVDDIQFFARAEKTQDAFFAIFNHLHQSGKQLILTSDKAPKDLDGVQERLLSRFRWGLSADIQIPDFETRMEILEMKMRNDGLEMPKEVVKYVAYNIQTNVRELEGALISLLAQSSLNRKEIDLELAKRVLKSFVKTSSKEITIESIQKMVCEYFDVPYDKLLQKTRKREIVQARQITMYLAKSFTKNSLKTIGEHFGGRDHTTVIHSCQTVKDLMDTDNNFRDSVIELQQKVQLAAM; encoded by the coding sequence ATGAATAAAACTTGCGAACAAGTTTGGGAAAGGTGTCTTAATATAATTAGGGATATTGTGGAGTGGCAGCCTTTTAAGACATGGTTTGAGCCAATTAAACCCATTAAACTTGAAAACAATGTTTTAACCATCCAGGTCCCCAGCCAATTCTTTTACGAGTATTTAGAGGAGCATTACGTGGGATTGTTAGGAAAAACCATCAAAAGAGAATTAGGTAAAGAAGCCAGGTTGGAATACCGCATTGTAGTAGAGAACGGTACGCCACACCAGAATCCAAGAACTGTAAACATGCCTACGCAGTTTACTAAACCTCAGAAAGACAATGAAGTTGATTTCCCGTTAACGATCCAGAATCCGGTTAAGAATCCGTTTGTAATACCGGGGATTAAGCGTGTCCAGATTGACTCACAGCTGAATCCAAATTATACATTTGATTCTTATATAGAAGGTGACTGTAACAGAGTAGCTCGCCGTGCTGGTAAAACTGTAGCTGAAAAGCCCGGTGGTACCTCGTTTAACCCGCTTGTTATCTATGGCGGTGTTGGACTCGGCAAAACACATCTTGCACAGGCAATTGGTAATGAGGTGAAAAGAATTCACCCAAACAAAGCTGTATTGTATGTAAGTGCGGAGAAATTTATCAATCAATTCATTGATCATAGTAAGAATAATATTATCAATGATTTTATTCACTTCTATCAGCTGATCGATGTGCTGATCGTTGATGATATTCAGTTCTTCGCCCGCGCAGAAAAAACACAGGATGCGTTTTTTGCCATCTTCAACCATTTGCATCAGTCAGGAAAACAACTGATACTTACTTCTGATAAAGCACCCAAAGATCTTGACGGTGTACAGGAACGCCTGTTAAGCCGCTTCCGCTGGGGACTTAGCGCAGATATCCAAATCCCTGATTTCGAAACCAGAATGGAAATTCTGGAAATGAAAATGAGAAATGACGGACTGGAAATGCCGAAAGAAGTAGTGAAGTATGTAGCATACAATATCCAGACGAATGTACGCGAACTCGAAGGTGCACTCATCTCCCTCCTCGCCCAGTCATCTCTCAACAGAAAAGAGATTGACCTGGAGCTGGCGAAGCGTGTGCTGAAATCCTTCGTAAAAACTTCTTCCAAAGAAATTACCATCGAAAGCATTCAGAAAATGGTTTGTGAATATTTCGATGTACCATACGATAAACTGCTGCAGAAGACCCGTAAACGTGAGATCGTGCAGGCACGCCAGATTACCATGTACCTGGCTAAATCCTTCACCAAAAACTCTTTAAAGACAATTGGTGAGCATTTCGGAGGTAGAGATCATACTACTGTGATCCACTCCTGTCAGACAGTGAAAGATTTAATGGATACCGATAATAATTTCCGCGACAGCGTTATTGAACTACAACAGAAAGTTCAGCTGGCGGCAATGTAA
- a CDS encoding ATP-grasp domain-containing protein produces the protein MNTYPNIQWVVQQNLTTPDHLRQIQAACNTLRIPVITVMVIPFTDTLPDFEKQHNSIIYGSTTFHALAAKDPLLKKGVFYDADKFSMANYLEVWKEHMLNYGAVTTTFYDLITQSSYPNDKLLFIRPDGDDKSFAGEVKRFDEIAAWYKQVIQAGNFDLNEHTPIIAGEPYNIAKEWRLWIVKGKVVAASQYREFFKLKKAAGCPDDVIAFAEARCKEYTPHDVFVMDVCLCSEQLFIVECGTMNAAGFYEGNVFDIVKAVSEYVVATCS, from the coding sequence ATGAACACCTATCCCAATATCCAATGGGTAGTACAACAAAACCTGACCACTCCTGATCATCTCCGGCAAATCCAGGCTGCATGCAATACCCTGCGTATTCCCGTCATAACGGTAATGGTTATACCATTTACTGATACCCTGCCGGATTTTGAAAAACAACATAACTCCATCATCTACGGTTCCACTACTTTTCATGCACTGGCAGCAAAAGATCCCTTACTCAAAAAGGGTGTGTTCTATGATGCCGACAAATTTTCAATGGCCAATTACCTCGAAGTATGGAAAGAACATATGCTGAATTACGGCGCAGTAACTACCACCTTCTATGACCTCATCACACAATCATCTTACCCCAATGATAAACTACTATTTATCCGGCCTGATGGTGATGATAAATCATTTGCCGGCGAAGTAAAACGCTTTGATGAAATAGCCGCCTGGTATAAACAGGTCATACAGGCCGGAAATTTCGATTTAAATGAGCATACGCCCATCATAGCAGGAGAACCGTATAATATTGCGAAAGAATGGCGCTTATGGATCGTAAAAGGGAAAGTAGTGGCGGCAAGTCAATACCGCGAATTTTTTAAATTAAAAAAGGCTGCTGGCTGTCCGGATGATGTCATCGCCTTTGCAGAAGCCAGATGTAAGGAATATACACCGCACGATGTATTTGTGATGGATGTATGCCTGTGCAGTGAGCAGCTGTTTATCGTAGAATGTGGCACTATGAATGCTGCCGGCTTTTACGAAGGAAATGTATTTGACATAGTAAAGGCTGTATCAGAATATGTTGTTGCCACTTGCAGTTAA
- a CDS encoding TonB-dependent receptor has product MSLRPLLVLGLLSTTQIAFSQQVSHNIKGTVTDNQSKEQLIGAVVSIPELKRNTVAKLDGTFSLDRIPAGTYHIRCSYMGYVAVDTVVTVNGNLTVNLPLKSTVATLGDVVVVGKSNGVTSESEAAAKASEKNAFNVVNIISAKAIQLSPDITVANVMQRVSGVTIERSSNGDGRYAVIRGMDQRYNNTLINGIKIPSPDNKSRFVPLDIFPAELVERIEVNKTLTPNMEGDAVGGTVNMVMKNAPEKLYVNASAATGFSQNVLENGFDYYPVSAIRKSSPYQQNGPGYIATPADFTRDNLNYTHKSAPANAMGTLSVGNRFFNNRLGIMLGGSYQNIYKAYNSIFIPATFQEGGELYIKHAYQRDYSSHLTRTGVNAKIDFNINPKHKISLYSVMADLKDAQARLTTDSLMPYPRTKPGTGQVWQFGRSKYQHQNIFSNSLQGNHTIVDNRLKLDWSAVYSKATSEIPDWAEYEYDGGFYTDPSTPNDPPYKHPDVTQNMHRTWWKNSDRDLAGYLNLHYTNKAWNIPYTVTAGGMYRDKHRDNKYDNYELRPVPNTDGSKQLWTDIYHFNWTVFNPKGSPGEANNYRANERITAGFLMLKFKVSNLETVAGVRAENTDQDFDTDVPVTQAAKSGTISYMDVLPSVNFKYELNKQSNLRLSYYAAISRPSFFEVVPYNYSGDEFDEAGNPNLLHTTSNNIDIRYELFPRSNEQLLVGAFYKSIQNPIEYGFEFTGTSNNTAYMPLNFGNATNYGFELVYEKYIGNFGIRANYTYIHSQITATKRTSVRKDGVLQQVYLNETRPLQGQADHIANAALLYKNGKLGLDMQLAWQYTGKRIALVSPYYGFDYWQKPMNIFDFSAEKRFARHFAVFAKVQNLLNARPEMYINKTTINDVAVPFQDPSSGKTLAQRDQYGQNYILGLRFILNK; this is encoded by the coding sequence ATGTCTCTGAGGCCCTTACTAGTCCTAGGTCTGCTAAGTACTACCCAGATTGCTTTTAGTCAACAGGTTAGCCATAATATCAAAGGTACTGTTACTGACAATCAATCTAAAGAACAACTCATCGGTGCGGTGGTAAGTATTCCTGAACTGAAGCGAAATACTGTAGCAAAACTCGACGGTACGTTTAGTCTTGACCGTATTCCTGCAGGTACTTATCATATTCGTTGTTCCTACATGGGTTATGTAGCTGTTGATACGGTGGTTACAGTGAATGGAAATCTTACGGTAAACCTCCCGCTGAAAAGCACGGTCGCTACTTTAGGCGATGTAGTAGTAGTGGGCAAATCGAACGGGGTTACTTCAGAGTCAGAAGCAGCTGCCAAAGCATCTGAAAAGAACGCCTTCAACGTTGTAAATATCATCTCCGCAAAAGCAATTCAACTCTCCCCCGACATTACTGTTGCAAACGTTATGCAGCGTGTGTCTGGTGTGACAATCGAGCGCTCCAGCAACGGAGATGGCCGTTATGCCGTTATCAGGGGTATGGACCAGCGTTATAATAACACGTTGATCAATGGTATTAAAATCCCTAGTCCGGATAATAAAAGCCGTTTCGTACCACTGGATATCTTCCCTGCTGAACTGGTAGAAAGAATTGAGGTAAATAAAACGCTTACGCCTAACATGGAAGGCGATGCAGTTGGCGGTACCGTAAACATGGTGATGAAGAATGCACCTGAAAAATTGTACGTCAATGCCAGTGCTGCTACTGGTTTCAGCCAGAACGTCCTGGAAAATGGTTTTGATTATTACCCGGTAAGTGCTATCAGAAAATCTTCTCCTTACCAGCAAAATGGCCCTGGCTACATTGCTACGCCTGCTGATTTTACACGCGATAACCTCAATTATACACATAAGTCTGCCCCTGCAAATGCAATGGGTACCTTGTCTGTGGGCAACAGGTTCTTCAACAACCGCCTGGGTATAATGTTAGGCGGATCTTACCAGAATATCTATAAAGCTTATAACAGCATCTTCATTCCCGCTACATTCCAGGAAGGTGGTGAACTGTATATTAAACATGCCTATCAGCGCGATTATTCCTCTCACCTGACCCGTACAGGTGTAAATGCCAAAATTGATTTTAATATCAATCCTAAGCATAAAATCAGCCTTTACAGCGTAATGGCCGACCTGAAGGATGCGCAGGCCCGACTTACTACCGACTCCCTCATGCCTTACCCTCGTACCAAACCAGGTACCGGACAGGTCTGGCAGTTTGGAAGATCAAAATACCAGCATCAGAATATCTTCAGCAATAGCTTGCAGGGTAATCACACCATTGTGGACAACAGGTTGAAACTGGACTGGTCTGCGGTGTATTCCAAAGCCACCAGCGAGATTCCTGACTGGGCAGAATATGAGTATGATGGTGGATTTTATACCGATCCATCTACTCCTAACGATCCTCCTTACAAACACCCGGATGTAACGCAGAACATGCACCGCACCTGGTGGAAAAACTCCGACAGAGACCTCGCAGGTTACCTGAACCTACACTATACCAACAAAGCCTGGAACATTCCTTACACCGTTACCGCTGGTGGCATGTACAGAGATAAACACCGGGATAACAAATACGATAACTACGAACTGCGTCCGGTGCCCAACACAGACGGCTCCAAGCAACTGTGGACAGATATCTATCATTTCAACTGGACGGTTTTCAACCCTAAAGGATCGCCGGGTGAAGCCAACAACTACAGGGCCAATGAGCGTATCACCGCCGGTTTCCTCATGCTGAAATTCAAAGTCAGTAACCTGGAAACAGTTGCGGGCGTACGTGCAGAGAATACAGACCAGGATTTTGATACAGACGTTCCCGTTACACAGGCAGCTAAGTCTGGTACTATCAGCTACATGGATGTGCTGCCAAGTGTGAACTTTAAGTATGAGCTGAATAAGCAATCAAACCTCCGCCTGTCGTACTATGCAGCCATCAGCAGGCCATCATTCTTTGAAGTGGTTCCTTACAACTATAGCGGAGATGAATTTGATGAAGCTGGTAACCCTAACCTGTTACATACTACCAGCAATAACATCGATATACGCTATGAGCTTTTCCCGCGATCTAATGAGCAGTTGCTGGTAGGTGCTTTCTATAAATCGATTCAGAACCCTATTGAGTATGGTTTCGAATTTACCGGTACTTCCAACAATACCGCGTATATGCCGCTGAACTTTGGTAATGCTACCAATTACGGTTTTGAGCTGGTATATGAAAAGTATATAGGCAATTTCGGTATCAGGGCTAACTATACCTACATCCATTCTCAGATTACCGCTACCAAGCGTACTTCTGTGAGAAAAGACGGTGTCCTTCAACAGGTTTATTTAAATGAAACCCGCCCGCTGCAAGGCCAGGCAGACCATATTGCCAATGCCGCATTGCTGTATAAGAACGGAAAACTCGGACTGGATATGCAGCTGGCATGGCAATATACCGGCAAACGTATCGCGCTGGTATCTCCATACTATGGATTTGACTACTGGCAGAAACCTATGAATATTTTTGACTTCTCTGCTGAAAAGCGCTTCGCCAGACACTTTGCAGTGTTCGCAAAAGTACAGAACCTGCTAAATGCCCGACCAGAGATGTACATCAATAAAACAACTATTAACGATGTGGCGGTTCCATTCCAGGACCCATCTTCTGGTAAAACCCTTGCCCAACGTGATCAGTACGGACAAAATTATATACTCGGACTAAGATTCATCCTTAACAAGTAA
- a CDS encoding metallophosphoesterase: MKKSICKAFYLAPLVALLFTACKKDDNKQEDQSPVQFIFTSDAHYGIVRAAFQGKTNVDAHTVNAAMIAKINGMPDLTLPADDGLNASQKIGSIDYLFEGGDIANRMEVSAAVQTGAASWEQFKTDYLQNLSIKGKNGQKAEVLMVPGNHDVSNSIGYYAVMSPVTDASSMANIYNLMFKTSTKTAANFNPKTDRINYSRDIAGVHFCFIQMWPDSSVRVWMESDLKAVAETTPVVIVAHDQPAVVSNHFTNPNGDHGINNTDKFDNVLDEMFKSGKTASVADVIEQRGFVAFLKKHTNIKAYLHGHAHESKFYTYAGPDNDVALPTVGADSPMKGVVSGADETKLTYHFGVLDPKTKTMTIREVYWNPEPANPAAAIKWGNKITISLK; encoded by the coding sequence ATGAAAAAAAGTATCTGCAAAGCCTTTTACCTGGCTCCACTCGTAGCATTATTGTTTACTGCCTGTAAGAAAGACGATAACAAGCAGGAAGATCAGTCGCCAGTACAATTCATTTTTACTTCGGATGCACACTATGGTATTGTCAGGGCAGCATTCCAGGGAAAAACTAACGTTGATGCACATACGGTTAATGCTGCTATGATTGCAAAAATCAATGGTATGCCGGACCTGACGCTTCCTGCGGATGATGGCCTCAATGCCAGCCAGAAAATCGGCAGCATTGACTATCTCTTTGAAGGTGGTGATATTGCGAACCGCATGGAAGTATCTGCTGCCGTACAAACCGGCGCTGCTTCCTGGGAGCAGTTCAAAACAGACTACCTGCAAAACCTGTCCATTAAAGGCAAAAACGGCCAGAAAGCAGAAGTGCTGATGGTGCCTGGTAACCACGATGTATCCAATAGTATTGGTTATTATGCAGTTATGTCGCCAGTTACCGATGCTTCCTCTATGGCAAACATCTATAACCTGATGTTCAAAACTTCTACCAAAACTGCGGCTAATTTCAATCCTAAAACAGACAGGATCAACTATTCAAGAGATATTGCCGGCGTTCACTTCTGTTTTATTCAGATGTGGCCCGACAGCAGTGTGAGAGTCTGGATGGAGAGTGACCTGAAAGCAGTGGCGGAAACCACGCCCGTGGTGATTGTAGCACATGATCAGCCAGCGGTTGTATCAAACCATTTTACCAACCCTAACGGCGATCATGGTATTAACAACACCGATAAGTTTGATAATGTATTGGATGAGATGTTTAAATCTGGTAAAACCGCGAGTGTTGCTGATGTTATCGAGCAACGTGGATTTGTGGCATTCCTGAAAAAACATACAAATATCAAGGCTTATTTGCATGGTCATGCACATGAAAGTAAATTCTATACTTATGCTGGCCCCGACAATGATGTAGCGTTGCCAACCGTGGGTGCCGACAGTCCAATGAAGGGTGTTGTGTCAGGTGCTGACGAGACGAAACTGACTTATCATTTCGGTGTATTGGACCCAAAAACCAAAACGATGACTATTCGTGAGGTGTATTGGAATCCTGAGCCTGCTAACCCGGCTGCTGCTATTAAATGGGGTAATAAGATTACCATTAGTCTGAAATAA
- a CDS encoding RNA polymerase sigma factor, whose translation MEDIHQLIRDCLANDRLGQEKLYKKFYPVFYLLCRKFFNNDEEAMEVLNDGMLQVFTQLHRYAAEKGEFINWAYTVIRNVALDKVRRKKMPVYGEIEEDTVVTENNILSKLNGADIYKLLDALPAMTRAVCTLFYLEGFSIKEAAEQLQMSQGTVKWHLSETRSKLKPILEQYYLNI comes from the coding sequence TTGGAAGACATACATCAGTTGATAAGAGATTGTTTGGCCAACGACAGGCTTGGGCAGGAGAAACTTTACAAGAAGTTTTATCCTGTGTTCTATCTATTGTGCAGGAAATTTTTCAATAATGATGAGGAGGCGATGGAAGTATTGAATGATGGTATGTTGCAGGTATTTACACAACTGCATCGGTATGCCGCGGAGAAGGGGGAATTCATTAACTGGGCATATACCGTGATCAGGAATGTGGCGCTGGATAAAGTCAGAAGAAAGAAAATGCCGGTATATGGGGAGATAGAAGAGGATACTGTTGTTACAGAGAATAACATTTTAAGTAAGCTCAATGGAGCAGATATCTATAAACTGCTGGATGCCCTTCCAGCGATGACAAGAGCTGTTTGTACGCTATTTTACCTGGAAGGGTTTTCAATAAAGGAAGCAGCAGAACAATTACAGATGAGCCAGGGAACGGTTAAGTGGCACCTGAGTGAAACCCGGAGCAAATTAAAACCAATATTGGAGCAGTACTACCTAAATATTTGA